A window of the Kosakonia sp. BYX6 genome harbors these coding sequences:
- a CDS encoding outer membrane lipoprotein-sorting protein → MPLRKKRRMLAYLATLLVFTAPAWAALDAQQILQKSDAVRNPDRSFSLVTTLISYKNGKQHETSKLELYSRVSPNGGQFRSLLRFISPLRDAGKLTLKSGRDLWLYDPASQASVPISPQQRLMGQAANGDVVTANWAADYHASLIAEERIQDGERQIRDCYHLHLVAHNPDAAYPSMDLWVDKADFKSRKAEFYAVNGSLLKTTFYRRYAPVLGGVRSTEAVIIDGVNANWVTVLRQDNFAWRDVPEAWLQRDYLPHFRDAKP, encoded by the coding sequence TCACTGCGCCAGCCTGGGCTGCGCTTGATGCGCAGCAAATCCTGCAAAAAAGCGATGCGGTGCGCAACCCGGACCGCTCTTTCAGCCTGGTCACTACGCTCATCAGCTACAAAAATGGCAAGCAGCACGAAACCAGCAAACTGGAGCTCTACTCGCGCGTATCGCCAAACGGCGGGCAATTTCGCAGCCTGTTGCGTTTTATCAGCCCACTGCGCGATGCGGGAAAACTGACGCTGAAAAGCGGTCGCGATCTGTGGCTTTATGATCCCGCAAGCCAGGCCAGCGTACCGATTTCACCGCAGCAACGGCTGATGGGGCAAGCCGCCAACGGCGATGTGGTCACGGCAAACTGGGCGGCGGATTATCACGCGAGCCTGATAGCAGAGGAGCGAATCCAGGATGGCGAGCGGCAAATACGCGACTGCTACCACCTGCATCTGGTGGCGCACAACCCGGATGCCGCCTACCCGTCGATGGATTTGTGGGTCGACAAAGCCGATTTCAAAAGCCGCAAAGCAGAGTTCTACGCCGTGAACGGCAGCCTGCTGAAAACCACCTTTTATCGCCGCTACGCCCCGGTGCTCGGCGGCGTTCGCTCGACCGAAGCGGTGATTATTGATGGCGTCAACGCGAACTGGGTCACCGTGCTTCGCCAGGATAATTTTGCCTGGCGCGATGTCCCGGAAGCCTGGTTGCAGCGCGATTATCTGCCCCATTTCCGGGATGCGAAGCCATGA